The segment GCTGTTGCCATGGAGGCTTGTGTGAAAAGATGTGGCATTTACATGAGCACCCGTCCTAAACAGATATACAGATACTGCCCACGGCTGATAGGCACATTCATGTCATCTCCACGTGAGGATGGCGTTGACGTGTCTCTCACTTGTCTCTTCTCACAGACTTTGCCACGGTGGTGGGCTACCTAGTGGTAAGCCGGCCCTTCCTGACCCTGTCCCACCCACGCCACCTAAACAGCACCCACTCCGAGCTGCTGGAGGTGAGAACAGCACCCAGAGACATCAGGGGCTTCAGAAATGCCAATGCCCTCCAAGAGGGGCTCAGGCCCAGGCTACACCAGGGCCGGAACTGAAGTGCTCCGCTCAACACAGTGTAAAAATAGTTAATAGTGGAAGCTATTTGTTGCAGAAGACACAGAGCGAACGGAACCCTTCAGTTACGTACTCGGTGTAGCCTTCCTTTCAGGAAGTAGTTTTCCATGGAATGTGAGCCTAATGACTCTACACTCATTGTAGGAGCCACACAACTGGTTATCTGGCTGCATATTCCCATTCATAGATGTATCTTATAAATCCCTCATGAAACACACATCTATGCATGAACAGTAGAACAGAATAGAAGGAGAACTGTATTgaatacacatatacagtatattgagGCTGTTTTAAGACGTGTTAAATTTCCACTGTTTCTGTCTACAATATGTGCTCAAAACTCTTGACACAGGACTGCTGTCCCTGTGAAAGCCCTCAGCCCTGTGAAAGCCCTCTCAGCCCTGTGTGATTTCTCCTACAGGACTACTACCAGAGCGGGCGTATGCTGCTGCGCATGTCCCAGGCTCTGGGCAGGATTGTGTTGGCAGGTCGTGAGATGTCCAGACTCTCGGGGTGAGTCACTCAAACCCCTCTCCACGCTGGCTCTGCTCCGAATGATTCCcattctttgtttttttcatttaatcttttttttttagtttagtttattttttagTTTAATTATTAGTTcatttgttttcacataccatacaagcctcacagacatgaaatacataGATACACAGTGTCACGGTTCTTCACCCACCACCCTGCCACCACATACCCCACCCACATATATcacaacagcacacaaacagcacatgtatcacaacagcacacatacagcacatatacatcacattacacagaTACCAACAGGAAAACCATCACCAGTTGACATTACAGAGGAATGAGGGCGGCACAGTGATCCATCTTGCAAGCAGACCTGTCCATCAATCCACCCATTCATCTAGCTTCCCGCTGGTGGTGCACATACCCATTTATTTTCTCACTGTCCACACACccacctatctatctatccatctaacCAATTCTTGACATATCTGCTGAGCCACATAGAAGTTTGCTAACCCATTTGCATGATTCATTTAGCAGGCGCTCTTCTCCAAAGTGACGTataaaatgaggaataacattcaaagCTACTTGAATGTAAGGAGACATTTGGTAGCAATAAATGCTACAACTAGAGGATCAGATTGCAGAAGTTTAACAAAGTGTCGAAGGAGGTGGTGGTAGAATGAGAAGGCGGTAGAAGGAAGTAGAAGGGGGTGAGTGGGGTTGTTAGATGTATTAGGAGAGGAGGTTCTCTCGGAAGAGTTGGGTCCATCCAACAATCTCTCATCAGTCTTATAATTCGTCCATTTATCCTCCCATTCCTTCATTTTTCCATTTATCTAGCAATCGTCCAGAACGGgtctgaatggtctgaacaGTTCTTAACGGTCATTATGTCCGTCACAGTGTCCTTCACTGCCTGACTCTGGGATGTTAACCATGATGCACTTCTGTTTCTGCCACATCAGGTTCACCGCCCGCATCACAGAACTCATTAAGGTTTTGAAAGACCTGAACTCTGGGCGGTACGAACGCACAATGGTGAGCCATGTGGAGAAAGGTAAATAGTGAAAGCAGCTTcacaagttgttgttgttgttgttgttgtcgtcatCATTGTCAGTGGTTTATTAAGAATTATTGTCTTTATTTATGTTTAGACACAGAAGCCATGGAAAAGCCTAAACTCATTCCTGGAAGTGGCCGAATCATCAACATCGACAACATCATCAAGTATGAACATATGGAAACTTAGCTGTTAGTTCTTCACACTATAATACTTAACCATCAATGCCTATCAAACAGCACTGAGCAGGATTGTGTCTTTGCAGGTTTGATCATACTCCTTTAGTGACACCTAATGGAGATATGCTCATCAAGGACCTGAACTTTGAGGTATGGCCTAGCACCTGCTTGTCTTCACTCACTGTTGCACTCCTGTGCAGAGCCTTAGCGAGCAACAAGGATACAGAAGTGCGACGCAAAGGGGGCTCAGAGCGCTTCCAGGAGACTTAAACTGTTTTTGACAAAGGATACAAAAGTGTTTCAATAGACAAGTTGCCTCTGAAACAGGGGAAATCTAGGCATAGCCAATTCACCTTCACCGGCACTAGAATGGTCAGAAATACCACTGCTCTGAATAACCTGAataattaaagctgcagttgacAAGTccgacagattgaggggacttagccaaaattttgaatgtttacactcacatgcccctcccccactaccactgagcaccctctcatcgaggtttgtgctcgtcagtagtgttgtcacgataccaaaattatgacttcgatacgatacttACCATAAATATCAcaatgctcgatactgaaacgatactacggcgaaatcctaagatatctggaaaagaaaggactcgtACCTGATCCGagtgtcatttgtgttgaattcggtgcccaggtcaattctgggttctaaacttcctacataattattatttttatagtcagtaaaatagtaggcctactttgtgtgattaagtcctttattttttattatagttcatttacattgtgttgtgttttgccaataaagtagctttaaatagccaaactaggctagatcaaggtcaatgttgaaattactgcatgcaaatcactgaatgctatgcagaggggcctaatctttaggccatctgatgtacagtataggcttccctaggccttcccgtgttcatgggatttctttgacaagttgcaaagggaaaaatgtgaggatagtcttctttgcgcccagtgtacaagtacgacattccaaccactcaggtcttcgtcagatagacctacaccattacctgttgcaatatgtctgtgtgcattcctaccttagcctacgtctatttctttgataacatgatttgctaccacgtaacaataagccgctattattatcaggactcaacacgctttggtggtattatatgctgtgggctttaattagcgcatttcgggtagcctatcctacatctgggcaatacttattgaacaaattgcagtctacatgccatgacaaatattaccagtagtactgaccgaacatgaaatagattgtttacaagttatggtaatgttattctggcgtgaacattccgctttcatcacgttagcaccctatgattacagctcgttatgtctcatcaaaatgattacagctcattatgtgtcgtcaaaattcattgatgaaggaaggttcgctttatcccagagaaccatactagtttcacttaggctaggctaaaacagaagagaagaacttggcactaacccatgtagtcgtgttttctatagcatattcgttaacctatcgttctttgaacaaaaatgttgggatatgtctgtgaggtgtttagccaagttccatgcgtagcctactgcttttaaatgactttgaaacatatttcagaaacaggcctctgtgtacctgatggcttgccttcgctattcgcgatgtatccaaaatagttgcagatttgacttcaccttttgttttatccacaaggccgaggacggtcggcaaagaactactgtatgttgacgttggctgcgcactcactcactcagagctgcctgcttgacacgcccacttgcctagatgcgtgcaaggagcagtgagagcagcagttcacgcagATACAGagttaattttaataaagtatcgattctaaaaatgtcggaaatcgtatcgttttttgcgtgaaggcatcgtgatacctttttagtatcgatacaatGTGCAGCACTActtgtcagtgcgcaccagactgtgattgagaCCCTGCTCTGATTAGACCATAAGAAccaggagctgtggatttttgcaaaacaaataacaggctctaggtggaggtagaagtgcgtttgttttcctaaaaccggctgatttatgttgttctgtcggagcatagtgtcggtttcagtgaatatggtcaaaaaaatcttgccaactgcagctttaagtacATCTAGGGTTCAGAATCAGATACATGGTTTCATTTTGTATGGAAGTTCATTCAACTTGAATTTGTCCTGAAGTGGTTGTACCACACCGTGTAAGGGCATTCTGTTTGAGTTCAAAGTGCAGACAACTGATTTGGATGTTacagttttgtgtgtctgtgtctgtgttttatcCCTAAAAGGTTCAGTCAGGCACCAATGTTTTGGTGTGCGGGCCCAACGGCTGTGGAAAAAGCTCCCTGTTTCGTGTCTTGGGAGAGGTGAGTGGCCAGGGAGGGGTCACTGTGTTGGAAAACCTCTGTTCCGTCTGCACATGCAGCTGTCCTAAACACAGGGTTGAAGCCCCTGTTGTCTCCACATCCCAATTCGgatagaaaacaaacaaataaacaaacgcaGCAGGTTCTCAGTCAGCCTCAGTATCATGTGGTTAAAATCATTTAATGCTCAGGAATAGATGTTTATTTCTAGACTCTTGTACCCACCCAACTTTATTCATTATGTTGTTTTGGTgtagtttattttttgttttggtagGCTTCACACAATCATGCTATTACATAATGGCAGTCATTTATTAGTATGTATTGACCTCTAAAATGGCTTTGGATTTTGCTCTGCTGTCCATTAGCTGTGGCCTCTGTTTGGTGGCAGCTTGACCAAACCGGAGAGGGGGAAGCTGTTCTATGTCCCACAGGTGAGCTGCCTTCACAATGCCACTGTTATCAATGAATAGCATTCAGTGTTTTGTGAGTTCCGAGTGTCCTGCTGTACTGGCATAGTCCTAATGGGTTCCATGGACTGGTGTGATGATCTGTGGTGCCTAATTTGTGGTTGTCAGAGGCCATACATGACGCTGGGCACCCTCAGGGACCAGGTGATCTACCCCGACACCCACGAGGACCAGAGGAGGAAAGGGATCTCTGATCAGGTACTGGAACCCACCAGACGCACCACTTAGCTTGGACATTCTACAGTATATTGACACATGATATTGTCTAACtggtgtctttgtttgttttgttttccacaAACTTGTACATTCTGTCTATTTTGCATGTCGGCATCATGTTTTGAGTGTTGTCACAccagtctttctgtgtgtgtgtgtgtgtgtgtgtgtgtgtgtgtgtgtgtgtgtgtgtgtgtgtgtgtgtgtttttacatatttctgtgtgtgttttttttttttttacatatttgtgtgtgtgtgtgtgtttgtttgtgcaggtGCTGAAGGAGTACCTGGACAATGTCCAGCTGGGCCACATCCTGGACAGGGAGGGCTCCTGGGACATGGTGCAGGACTGGATGGACGTTCTGAGCGGGGGAGAGAAGCAGAGGATGGCGGTGAGTCTCAGTCCAATCGCAGCTGCTCCCTAGACCAGACGCGGCTATCTGCACAGAATCTGGACCTCATTGTAGCACAGCCTGGTTTATGGGCTGTCTTATTAGGAAGGAAGGTGCCTGTTGACACATGTTGCGTAACACACAGACTGCTTTTTATTATACTTTTTTCTGGCATGAAACCTCTTTAATTTGGCGATAATGTCCTAGTCTGATATCCTGACCTGAAAAGTGTTTTTTGAAAATTGTCACATAATTCTacattcactgtgtgtgtgtgtgtgtgtgtgtgtatacatgcatgcatcTCGATTACAGATGGCCAGGTTGTTTTACCATAAGCCTCAGTTTGCCATTCTTGATGAGTGTACCAGTGCAGTGAGCGTTGATGTGGAGGACTTTATCTACAGCCACTGTAGAACAGTAAGATCTcgctcttcatctctctctttccctctctctctccctctcccccctttccCTCTGAGCCACACTCTCACTGATAGGGGTTGTTCTCTTTAGTGATGTCGAAGGGATGAGCTCACTGCTGGCCTAGAGGAATAAGTGACCTGATCCAGTGTTTTACTGCTTCCATAGCAGAGTGTCAGACTCGCTTCTCCCATTAGGAGCCCTGTCGTCTCCACACAATTTAAGACTGCTGCTTTAGCAGGCGTGCATCAACACGCAGTGTGGTTTCCAATTGGGGTGTTTCTGATCCATGCTTACAGAATGAAATAAATGCATTATTATGATAACAATAACCCACTGATTTAAAGTGATGAGGTAAAGAAAGAGCTCCTTGTGGAAATGGCAGATAGCATACTTCGttcaattattattaattattgaTTACTTAGTAATGATTCTGTCATGACATACATAGGTGCAATATGGCAAATTGTAGTCTGAGGCAATACCCATAACTGCTACACCTTTTCCCTTTTCTTAGTTAGACTTGTTCACTCAGACACTGGCACATTGATTTCTAAAGCCGTGTAATGACTATGTAAATAGCGCTCAGCGAtgtctttgtttctttgtttctcaTTGTTTTTCTGTATCCACGTCTCCTTCTCACTTTCCCCGACAGGTGGGCATCAGTTTGTTCACCGTGTCTCACAGGAAGTCCCTCTGGAAGCACCATGAGGTAAGAATTCTAAGGCCTCCTCACCAATGGGAGAAATCCAACACCAGCGGTCAGCGCTGTACAGCTCGTTCCTCAGCTGCAGTTgccaagtctgacagattgaggggatgttgaatgtttacaagtctcatgcccctcccccactactgCCGAGCACCCtgtcatcgagtttgtgctcgtcaatgcgcaccagactgcaccagactgtgattcaGTCAGATcttacacagccctgctctgattggaccagaagaaccgggagctgtggatttttgcaaaacaaataacaggctctaggtggaggtgcGGGGTTTtatctaaaaccggctgattttatgttgttttgtcggagcatagtgtcggtttcagtgaatatgatcaaaaatatcttgccaactgcagctttaacagcCACACTTTTGTTGATCCCCTCCCCTACAGTACTACCTTCACATGGATGGCAGGGGCAGCTACGAGTTCAAACCCATCACTACGGACACCATCGAGTTTGGTTCCTAAGGAGATGCTCCTCACCCTCACCCTTATTCAAGCTCACATAGAGGAGAGACCCAGTAACTCCCCCAACACAAAAACAGTGTCATACACTACATCTAAACAATTCTGTTTGTAATTTTGTTTGTCCCTTTTGATTAAGCTGTATTTATAGATCCGTTATAGTCTAATTATTGAAGCCTATTATTTTTGTCTCTGATTGTAATTAATTTGTAATATATCGTAGTCAGGTCCACTGATCTGGACTGCCACTCTGTTGTAAAAGACAGTCTAATTCCTAATgaaatatatctgtgtgtctgtctgtgtctgtctgtgtctgtctgtctgtctgtgtgtgtgtgtgtgtgtagtatcccTATAGTTGTGAACTAAATGATGTCTAATCATTGAGGAGTCAGCCTGTGTAGCCTCTTGCATGGGAACAGGGAGCTTTGCACAAATGAAATGTACCAGTGATGGGCTGGCATACTAACAGTGCTTCCTATTAT is part of the Alosa alosa isolate M-15738 ecotype Scorff River chromosome 16, AALO_Geno_1.1, whole genome shotgun sequence genome and harbors:
- the abcd3a gene encoding ATP-binding cassette sub-family D member 3a isoform X1, whose protein sequence is MAAVSKYLTARNSSIAGGVLLVLYLIKQRKRAKKLNGKKGGAELVLSNEQKEAKKDRAAVDKLFFLRICRLLGIMVPRFFCKETGYLILIAAMLVARTYFDVWMIENGTLIESAIIGRSTNGFKKYLLSFVKFMPAIALVNNFLKLGLNELKLCFRVRLTKHLYDEYLKGYTYYKMGNLDNRIANADQLLTQDVEKFCNSVVELYSNLSKPLLDIGLYIFKLTSAIGAQGPASMLAYLLVSGLFLTRLRRPIGRMTMTEQRFEGEYRYVNSRLITNSEEIAFYNGNIREKATIYSTFQKLVNHLHNFIFFRFSMGFVDSIIAKYFATVVGYLVVSRPFLTLSHPRHLNSTHSELLEDYYQSGRMLLRMSQALGRIVLAGREMSRLSGFTARITELIKVLKDLNSGRYERTMVSHVEKDTEAMEKPKLIPGSGRIINIDNIIKFDHTPLVTPNGDMLIKDLNFEVQSGTNVLVCGPNGCGKSSLFRVLGELWPLFGGSLTKPERGKLFYVPQRPYMTLGTLRDQVIYPDTHEDQRRKGISDQVLKEYLDNVQLGHILDREGSWDMVQDWMDVLSGGEKQRMAMARLFYHKPQFAILDECTSAVSVDVEDFIYSHCRTVGISLFTVSHRKSLWKHHEYYLHMDGRGSYEFKPITTDTIEFGS
- the abcd3a gene encoding ATP-binding cassette sub-family D member 3a isoform X2, with product MAAVSKYLTARNSSIAGGVLLVLYLIKQRKRAKKLNGKKGGAELVLSNEQKEAKKDRAAVDKLFFLRICRLLGIMVPRFFCKETGYLILIAAMLVARTYFDVWMIENGTLIESGIISRDINLFKKHFYSYVAVIPGIALVNNFLKLGLNELKLCFRVRLTKHLYDEYLKGYTYYKMGNLDNRIANADQLLTQDVEKFCNSVVELYSNLSKPLLDIGLYIFKLTSAIGAQGPASMLAYLLVSGLFLTRLRRPIGRMTMTEQRFEGEYRYVNSRLITNSEEIAFYNGNIREKATIYSTFQKLVNHLHNFIFFRFSMGFVDSIIAKYFATVVGYLVVSRPFLTLSHPRHLNSTHSELLEDYYQSGRMLLRMSQALGRIVLAGREMSRLSGFTARITELIKVLKDLNSGRYERTMVSHVEKDTEAMEKPKLIPGSGRIINIDNIIKFDHTPLVTPNGDMLIKDLNFEVQSGTNVLVCGPNGCGKSSLFRVLGELWPLFGGSLTKPERGKLFYVPQRPYMTLGTLRDQVIYPDTHEDQRRKGISDQVLKEYLDNVQLGHILDREGSWDMVQDWMDVLSGGEKQRMAMARLFYHKPQFAILDECTSAVSVDVEDFIYSHCRTVGISLFTVSHRKSLWKHHEYYLHMDGRGSYEFKPITTDTIEFGS